One Methylobacterium sp. 77 DNA window includes the following coding sequences:
- the tolA gene encoding cell envelope integrity protein TolA, with translation MKLPSKFREPGVWISTGVHVAVLTVALMSVAAPALPDAQEGVPVEVMTEQQFSELTKGEKNAEKPLPDAKPRADKVSEKFEEREPENSKLDAPAPPKRPADMKVASAEEMPLRMPEPEKDSAKDAAEAAAKAEAAAEAKEAAKAEAAKAAEAKAAEAKAAAAEAKAAAKAEAAKAEAKAEAVKAAKVEAEKREKLAELIERQEAEAIAKADAAKAEKAKALAEAKAEAKAQADAKAKADAKAKAEALAKAEKAEAEAEAKAEAKAKAEAERQQAVAEAKAAADAQAKADAKAKAEAAAKAEAKAKAKAMADAHAKADAEAKARKQAELADKFSSGDIKQLLASKAPSQSTGATGRDVQRTASLGAASGTSQRLSPSMRDSLIGMLTQQIERCYSAPPGASQGVVLPMLDIRLSANGSLSTEPRIMRGGANAVDRSLAEAALRAVKRCAPYKIPPQFAPYYDDWKAINAEFEFSRV, from the coding sequence GTGAAGCTTCCCTCCAAATTCCGCGAACCGGGCGTCTGGATCTCGACCGGCGTCCATGTCGCGGTGCTCACCGTGGCGCTGATGTCGGTGGCCGCTCCCGCCCTGCCGGATGCGCAGGAGGGCGTGCCGGTGGAGGTGATGACCGAGCAGCAATTCTCCGAGCTGACCAAGGGCGAGAAGAACGCGGAGAAGCCCCTGCCCGATGCCAAGCCCCGGGCCGACAAGGTCTCCGAGAAGTTCGAGGAGCGCGAGCCCGAGAATTCCAAGCTCGATGCTCCGGCTCCGCCGAAGCGCCCGGCCGACATGAAGGTCGCCAGCGCCGAGGAGATGCCCCTGCGCATGCCCGAGCCCGAGAAGGATTCCGCCAAGGACGCCGCCGAGGCTGCGGCCAAGGCCGAGGCGGCGGCCGAAGCCAAGGAAGCCGCGAAAGCCGAAGCCGCGAAAGCGGCCGAAGCCAAGGCGGCCGAAGCTAAGGCGGCCGCTGCTGAAGCAAAGGCTGCCGCCAAGGCGGAGGCGGCCAAAGCCGAGGCCAAGGCCGAAGCCGTGAAGGCCGCCAAGGTCGAGGCCGAGAAGCGCGAGAAGCTCGCCGAACTCATCGAGCGCCAGGAAGCCGAAGCCATCGCCAAGGCGGATGCCGCCAAGGCCGAGAAGGCCAAGGCGCTCGCGGAGGCCAAGGCAGAGGCGAAGGCGCAGGCCGATGCCAAGGCGAAAGCCGACGCGAAGGCCAAGGCCGAAGCGCTCGCCAAGGCGGAGAAGGCTGAGGCGGAAGCCGAGGCCAAGGCCGAAGCGAAGGCCAAGGCGGAGGCCGAGCGCCAGCAGGCGGTCGCGGAGGCGAAGGCCGCGGCGGATGCTCAGGCGAAAGCCGATGCCAAGGCGAAGGCCGAGGCCGCCGCCAAGGCCGAGGCGAAGGCCAAAGCCAAGGCGATGGCGGATGCGCACGCCAAGGCCGATGCGGAGGCGAAGGCCAGGAAACAGGCCGAGCTCGCCGACAAGTTCAGCTCAGGCGACATCAAGCAGCTTCTCGCCTCGAAGGCGCCCTCGCAATCGACCGGCGCCACAGGCCGCGACGTTCAGCGCACGGCCTCGCTGGGAGCCGCCAGCGGCACCTCGCAGCGCCTGTCGCCCTCCATGCGCGACTCGCTGATCGGGATGCTGACCCAGCAGATCGAGCGCTGCTACTCGGCGCCGCCCGGTGCGTCGCAGGGGGTGGTGCTGCCGATGCTCGACATCCGCCTCTCCGCCAACGGTTCTCTGAGCACCGAACCGCGGATCATGCGCGGCGGCGCCAATGCGGTGGATCGCTCCCTCGCCGAGGCCGCTCTGCGTGCGGTGAAGCGCTGCGCGCCCTACAAGATCCCGCCCCAGTTCGCGCCGTATTACGATGACTGGAAGGCGATCAACGCGGAATTCGAGTTCTCGCGGGTGTAA
- the tolB gene encoding Tol-Pal system beta propeller repeat protein TolB, producing MTDTLHRRLSSPLASLLAILALVLAFAAPAQAQLNLRIGGGSFQPMPIAVADFSGDPSLGLLVSSVVTNNLRRSGYFVPLEKGKFPENPGFDAVPGFDKWRAAGAQALITGRVGRDPSGKLKVEFRLWDVTSGQQLAGQQYGADVANARRTGHLISDVVYTKITGLGGWFDSRIAFVDESGSKENRRKRLMVMDQDGANVRALTTGESAVVAPRYSPATQDIAFMTQATGQQPRIQVINLETGARQAIGRMDSMSTSPRFSPDGHHLVMSVQQGGNADIVKMDLGSKAQTPITNGNAIDTSPTYSPDGRQIVFESDRGGSQQVYVMGADGSNPTRISFGEGSASQPAWSPKGDLIAFTRQRKGGFAICVMKPDGSGERVLTEGFHNEGPTFAPNGQYVLFFRDPGGQGGGKLYMVDITGKVEQPVPTPSYASDPTWSPLLAGK from the coding sequence ATGACCGACACCCTTCACCGGCGGCTGTCCTCGCCTCTGGCGTCCCTCCTCGCGATCCTGGCCCTGGTTCTCGCCTTCGCCGCGCCCGCGCAGGCGCAGCTGAACCTGCGGATCGGCGGCGGCTCGTTCCAGCCGATGCCGATCGCCGTCGCCGACTTCTCCGGCGATCCGAGCCTCGGCCTGCTGGTGTCGAGCGTGGTCACGAACAACCTGAGGCGGTCCGGCTATTTCGTGCCCCTGGAGAAGGGGAAGTTCCCGGAAAACCCCGGCTTCGACGCGGTGCCGGGCTTCGACAAGTGGCGCGCCGCCGGCGCCCAGGCGCTGATCACCGGCCGCGTCGGGCGCGATCCCTCGGGCAAGCTCAAGGTCGAGTTCCGGCTCTGGGACGTCACCTCCGGCCAGCAGCTCGCCGGCCAGCAATACGGCGCGGACGTCGCCAATGCGCGCCGCACCGGCCACCTCATCTCGGACGTGGTCTATACCAAGATCACCGGCCTCGGCGGCTGGTTCGACAGCCGCATCGCCTTCGTCGACGAATCCGGCTCGAAGGAGAACCGCCGCAAGCGCCTGATGGTGATGGACCAGGACGGCGCCAATGTCCGGGCCCTCACCACCGGTGAATCCGCCGTCGTGGCCCCGCGCTACTCGCCGGCGACGCAGGACATCGCCTTCATGACTCAGGCCACCGGCCAGCAGCCGCGCATCCAGGTGATCAACCTCGAGACCGGCGCGCGCCAAGCCATCGGCCGGATGGATTCGATGAGCACCAGCCCGCGCTTCTCGCCCGACGGCCACCACCTCGTGATGAGCGTGCAGCAGGGCGGCAACGCCGATATCGTGAAGATGGATCTCGGCTCGAAGGCGCAGACGCCGATCACCAACGGCAACGCCATCGATACCTCGCCGACCTACTCGCCGGACGGACGCCAGATCGTGTTCGAATCCGATCGCGGCGGTTCGCAGCAGGTCTACGTGATGGGCGCCGACGGCTCGAACCCGACCCGCATCTCGTTCGGTGAAGGCTCGGCCTCGCAGCCGGCCTGGTCACCCAAGGGCGACCTCATCGCCTTCACCCGCCAGCGCAAGGGCGGTTTCGCCATCTGCGTGATGAAGCCGGACGGCTCGGGTGAGCGGGTTCTCACCGAGGGCTTCCACAACGAGGGGCCGACCTTCGCGCCCAACGGCCAGTACGTGCTGTTCTTCCGCGATCCCGGCGGCCAGGGCGGCGGCAAGCTCTACATGGTCGACATCACCGGCAAGGTGGAACAGCCCGTCCCGACGCCCTCCTATGCCTCGGACCCGACCTGGTCGCCGCTGCTCGCGGGGAAGTAG
- a CDS encoding MFS transporter, whose translation MTETAAPRWSVFRNGDFRLYGAARFLTGLAYQMQAVAVGWFVYDLTRSALALGLVGLASFLPAMLSALITGHVADTYDRRLVTAIAYATLATADLGLLCLALFGTTSIWPIYALVVVIGTSRAFANPALQALLPTLVPRDLFGSAIAWNASLWQSASIIGPAAGGFLYVLGPAAVFGAAAASFALASALVVAIRFRPAPVTERPPVTWATLSAGLSYIRSQPVVLGAISLDLVAVLLGGATALLPIFAAEILHVGPLGLGALRSMPAAGAVITAIVLAYRPLERHAGLRMLQAVAVFGIAIVAFGLSASLPFSMACLFVTGAADMISVYVRQTFVQGETPDAMRGRVSAVNTVFIGASNELGEFESGTLAALVGAVPAVVAGGLATIVVAMLWGRLFPALKARDRLLAAAE comes from the coding sequence ATGACAGAGACCGCTGCGCCGCGCTGGTCCGTCTTCCGTAACGGCGATTTCCGACTCTACGGCGCCGCGCGTTTCCTGACCGGCCTCGCCTACCAGATGCAAGCCGTTGCGGTGGGATGGTTCGTCTACGACCTGACCCGCTCGGCGCTCGCCCTCGGCCTCGTCGGCCTGGCGAGCTTCCTTCCGGCGATGCTCTCCGCCCTGATCACCGGGCACGTGGCCGACACCTACGACCGGCGTCTGGTGACGGCCATCGCCTACGCGACCCTGGCCACCGCCGATCTCGGCCTGCTCTGCCTCGCCTTGTTCGGAACCACGTCGATCTGGCCGATCTACGCCCTCGTGGTCGTCATCGGCACGTCCCGCGCCTTCGCGAATCCCGCGCTCCAGGCCCTGCTCCCGACCCTGGTGCCGCGTGACCTGTTCGGATCGGCGATCGCCTGGAACGCCTCGCTTTGGCAGAGCGCCTCGATCATCGGCCCGGCCGCGGGCGGATTTCTCTACGTGCTGGGCCCCGCCGCCGTCTTCGGGGCGGCAGCGGCGAGCTTCGCCCTGGCCAGCGCCCTCGTGGTCGCGATCCGCTTCCGCCCCGCCCCCGTGACGGAGCGTCCGCCCGTCACCTGGGCGACCCTCTCGGCCGGCCTGTCCTACATCCGCTCGCAGCCGGTGGTGCTCGGCGCCATCAGCCTCGATCTCGTGGCCGTGCTCCTCGGAGGCGCCACGGCCCTGCTGCCGATCTTCGCAGCCGAGATCCTTCACGTCGGCCCGCTCGGGCTCGGCGCATTGCGGAGCATGCCGGCGGCCGGCGCCGTGATCACCGCCATCGTCCTCGCCTATCGCCCCCTCGAACGCCATGCCGGATTGCGCATGCTGCAGGCCGTCGCGGTCTTCGGCATCGCCATCGTGGCATTCGGCCTGTCCGCGTCGCTGCCGTTCTCCATGGCCTGCCTCTTCGTCACCGGGGCGGCCGACATGATCAGCGTCTACGTGCGCCAGACCTTCGTTCAGGGCGAGACGCCGGATGCCATGCGCGGACGGGTCTCGGCCGTGAACACGGTGTTCATCGGCGCCTCGAACGAACTCGGAGAATTCGAATCCGGTACGCTCGCCGCCCTCGTCGGGGCGGTCCCGGCGGTCGTGGCCGGAGGCCTCGCGACGATCGTGGTGGCGATGCTGTGGGGTCGGCTGTTCCCGGCGCTCAAGGCACGGGACCGGCTGCTGGCAGCGGCGGAGTGA
- a CDS encoding protein-disulfide reductase DsbD domain-containing protein, giving the protein MIRLFALLLLTLIGATGASAQGLKPPADLVKASLLAEPGAIQAGEPFTIGIRMVMRPHWHVYWRNPGDSGLPPEVAWSLPQGFSAGALQWPTPSRIPVAHLVNFGFEGETVLLAQITPPATLPAGKAVTLSARLTYLVCERECIPGSADLKLSVPVAAPGTSVGHSAANVLLFEDARAALPVPSPWPVKLTGAGDRLVLGVDAPGLKPDAIRDPAFFPYSETAIENAAPQSLAIDDTGFTLSLARATPGEPAPAELPGVLTFLEQTADGTVQRSYAIGDAPASAPLGAIPSEAAPLTRSAAPEETLTLWSAAGLAFLGGLLLNLMPCVFPVLSIKVLSLVKHSGEPASRVRLHGLAYTAGVLAAFLSLAGLLIALKGAGAGIGWGFQLQSPLVVAGLAYLLFAMGLSLSGVVHVGGGIAGLGDGLTRRAGLEGSFFTGILATVVATPCTAPFMGSAVGFALTQAPLVSLTVFASLGLGLALPFLILTTWPAAVRRLPRPGAWMETLKGALAFPIYATVAWLVWVLSQQVGSTGLLAGLIGLVLVGFAAWAWERARHAAGIGAGFARLTAVGALVAALALTIGLDQDRASADLRTASAEGITPFTQARLDALVAEGKPVFVNMTAAWCITCQVNERTALRTKAVEAAFKAHDVTYLKGDWTNQNPEITALLERHGRSGVPLYLLYTGAGAPVVLPQILTSGIVLDELARIPSTAADRRAALDTPKR; this is encoded by the coding sequence ATGATCCGGCTTTTCGCCCTCCTGCTCCTCACGCTGATCGGCGCCACCGGCGCCTCGGCGCAAGGGCTCAAGCCGCCGGCCGATCTCGTCAAGGCGAGCCTCCTGGCCGAACCGGGGGCGATCCAGGCCGGGGAGCCCTTCACCATCGGCATCCGCATGGTGATGCGGCCGCATTGGCACGTCTACTGGCGCAATCCCGGCGATTCCGGCCTCCCTCCGGAAGTGGCGTGGTCGCTGCCGCAGGGCTTCTCGGCGGGCGCCCTGCAATGGCCGACGCCGAGCCGCATCCCGGTCGCGCATCTGGTGAATTTCGGCTTCGAGGGCGAGACGGTGCTGCTGGCGCAGATCACCCCTCCGGCGACGCTGCCGGCCGGCAAGGCGGTCACGCTGTCGGCCAGGCTGACCTATCTCGTCTGCGAGCGCGAATGCATTCCCGGCTCGGCCGACCTGAAACTCAGCGTGCCCGTGGCCGCGCCGGGCACCAGCGTCGGACATTCCGCCGCCAACGTCCTGCTGTTCGAGGATGCCCGTGCCGCCCTGCCGGTTCCCTCCCCCTGGCCGGTCAAGCTGACCGGCGCGGGCGACCGGCTCGTCCTCGGTGTCGACGCGCCCGGCCTGAAACCCGACGCGATCCGCGATCCCGCCTTCTTCCCCTATTCGGAAACCGCGATCGAGAACGCCGCGCCCCAGTCCCTGGCCATCGACGACACGGGCTTCACCCTGAGCCTCGCGCGGGCGACGCCCGGCGAACCGGCCCCGGCCGAGCTTCCCGGCGTTCTCACCTTCTTGGAACAGACCGCCGACGGAACGGTCCAGCGCTCATACGCCATCGGAGACGCACCGGCTTCCGCCCCCCTCGGGGCGATCCCGAGCGAGGCCGCCCCCCTCACACGATCCGCCGCGCCGGAGGAGACGCTGACCCTGTGGAGCGCGGCCGGCCTCGCCTTCCTGGGTGGGCTCCTGCTCAACCTGATGCCCTGCGTTTTCCCGGTCCTGTCGATCAAGGTCCTGAGCCTGGTGAAGCATTCGGGCGAGCCGGCCTCACGCGTGCGCCTGCACGGCCTCGCCTACACCGCCGGCGTGCTCGCCGCCTTCCTGTCCCTGGCGGGGTTGCTGATCGCCCTCAAGGGCGCGGGCGCCGGGATCGGCTGGGGCTTCCAGCTGCAATCGCCCCTCGTGGTGGCGGGCCTCGCCTACCTGCTCTTCGCCATGGGCCTCAGCCTGTCCGGCGTGGTCCATGTCGGCGGCGGAATCGCCGGGCTCGGCGACGGGCTGACCCGCCGAGCGGGGCTCGAAGGCTCGTTCTTCACCGGCATCCTCGCCACCGTCGTCGCCACCCCCTGCACCGCCCCGTTCATGGGGTCGGCGGTGGGGTTCGCCCTGACGCAGGCGCCGCTGGTGAGCCTGACCGTGTTCGCGAGCCTCGGCCTCGGCCTTGCCCTCCCCTTCCTGATCCTCACCACATGGCCGGCGGCCGTGCGGCGGCTGCCGCGTCCGGGCGCCTGGATGGAGACGCTGAAGGGAGCCCTCGCCTTCCCGATCTACGCCACCGTGGCCTGGCTCGTCTGGGTCCTGTCGCAGCAGGTCGGCTCCACCGGCCTCCTCGCCGGCCTCATCGGCCTCGTCCTCGTGGGGTTCGCCGCCTGGGCCTGGGAGCGGGCCCGCCACGCGGCCGGCATCGGCGCCGGGTTCGCGCGCCTGACCGCCGTCGGGGCGCTGGTCGCGGCCCTCGCGCTGACCATCGGCCTCGACCAGGACCGCGCGTCGGCGGATCTCAGAACGGCGAGCGCGGAGGGCATCACCCCCTTCACCCAGGCCCGCCTCGACGCCCTCGTGGCGGAGGGCAAGCCGGTCTTCGTCAACATGACGGCGGCGTGGTGCATCACCTGCCAGGTCAACGAACGCACGGCGCTCCGCACGAAAGCCGTGGAGGCGGCGTTCAAGGCGCATGACGTCACCTATCTCAAGGGCGACTGGACCAACCAGAACCCCGAGATCACGGCCCTGCTGGAGCGGCACGGCCGCAGCGGCGTGCCGCTCTACCTGCTCTATACCGGCGCAGGCGCACCCGTCGTGCTGCCGCAGATCCTCACATCGGGCATCGTCCTCGACGAACTCGCCCGCATCCCATCCACCGCCGCCGACCGGCGCGCCGCCCTCGACACGCCGAAGCGGTGA
- a CDS encoding aminopeptidase P family protein, whose amino-acid sequence MTRARFQTFEDPSHREGAARIAALRQAMKETGLDGFVVPRADEHQSEYVPPNAERLAWLTGFTGSAGTAVILADHAALVVDGRYTLQAPEQVETSVITPVQLAKTNVEAWIGENLRQGAVLGYDPWLHTAEGVAKLEKAARKAGARIAPVSDNPVDAVWAGRPSSPAGAVVVHPLDLAGVTVEAKLRRIREALGRGGCDALVISDPHNLAWAFNLRGSDIAHTPLALGYAIVPRTGRAALYLTSTALEPTLRDALSSSTDIAGRTGFAEALSAVCAGGARIRLDSATGAMALKNLVDEAGGTVDLGPDPITLMKAVKNEAEIAGSRAAHHRDGLAVVRFLAWLSRQAPTGTLTEIAAVEALEAFRAEGGLLRDVSFPTISGSGPNGAIVHYRVTRETDRRVGQGELFLVDSGAQYADGTTDITRTVAVGTPTAEMRDRFTRVLKGHVAIARSVFPEGTTGAQIDSFARAPLWQAGLDFDHGTGHGVGAFLSVHEGPQRIAKIGTTALVPGMILSNEPGYYRPGAYGIRIENLVLVEERAIPGGERPMLGFETLTLAPYDRGLIDVSLLDEAEIAWIDGYHAWVRDALGPALDHETRGWLERATSPLRTGDS is encoded by the coding sequence ATGACCCGCGCCCGCTTCCAGACTTTCGAAGATCCGAGCCACCGCGAGGGCGCGGCGCGCATCGCCGCCCTGAGGCAGGCGATGAAGGAGACCGGGCTCGACGGGTTCGTGGTGCCGCGCGCCGACGAGCACCAGTCGGAATACGTGCCCCCGAATGCCGAGCGCCTCGCCTGGCTCACGGGCTTCACCGGGTCGGCCGGCACGGCGGTGATCCTGGCCGACCATGCGGCGCTGGTGGTCGACGGGCGCTACACGCTCCAGGCCCCCGAGCAGGTGGAGACCAGCGTCATCACCCCGGTCCAGCTCGCGAAGACCAATGTCGAGGCCTGGATCGGCGAGAATCTGAGGCAGGGCGCCGTACTCGGCTACGATCCCTGGCTCCACACCGCCGAGGGCGTCGCCAAGCTGGAAAAGGCGGCACGCAAGGCCGGCGCCCGGATCGCCCCGGTCTCCGACAACCCCGTCGATGCGGTCTGGGCCGGCAGGCCGTCCTCCCCCGCCGGCGCCGTGGTGGTGCATCCCCTCGACCTCGCCGGGGTTACCGTCGAGGCCAAGCTCCGCCGCATCCGCGAGGCCCTCGGGCGCGGCGGCTGCGACGCTCTCGTCATCTCCGATCCGCACAACCTCGCCTGGGCCTTCAACCTGCGCGGCTCCGACATCGCCCACACGCCCCTGGCACTGGGCTATGCGATCGTGCCGAGGACGGGGCGCGCCGCCCTCTACCTCACCTCCACCGCCCTCGAACCGACCTTGCGGGATGCGCTCTCGTCCTCGACGGACATCGCGGGGCGGACGGGCTTTGCCGAGGCTCTGTCGGCCGTCTGTGCCGGAGGCGCCAGGATCAGGCTCGATTCCGCCACCGGCGCAATGGCGCTCAAGAACCTGGTGGACGAGGCCGGGGGCACGGTCGATCTCGGCCCGGACCCGATCACGCTGATGAAGGCGGTGAAGAACGAGGCCGAGATCGCCGGATCGCGCGCGGCCCATCACCGCGACGGGCTGGCCGTGGTGCGTTTCCTCGCCTGGTTGTCGCGGCAGGCCCCGACGGGCACCCTCACCGAGATCGCCGCCGTCGAAGCGCTGGAAGCGTTCCGCGCCGAGGGTGGGCTCCTGCGGGACGTGTCGTTCCCGACGATCTCCGGCAGCGGCCCCAACGGCGCCATCGTGCATTACCGGGTCACCCGCGAAACCGACCGGCGGGTCGGCCAGGGCGAGCTGTTCCTCGTCGATTCCGGTGCGCAATATGCGGACGGCACCACCGACATCACCCGGACGGTGGCGGTCGGCACGCCCACGGCGGAGATGCGCGACCGCTTCACCCGCGTGCTTAAGGGCCATGTCGCCATCGCGCGATCGGTCTTCCCGGAGGGCACGACCGGCGCACAGATCGATTCCTTCGCCCGTGCGCCGCTATGGCAGGCGGGCCTCGACTTCGATCACGGCACCGGGCACGGCGTCGGCGCCTTCCTCTCCGTGCACGAGGGGCCGCAACGCATCGCCAAGATCGGCACCACGGCGCTGGTGCCGGGCATGATCCTCTCCAACGAACCGGGCTATTACCGGCCCGGCGCCTACGGCATCCGCATCGAGAACCTCGTCCTGGTGGAGGAGCGCGCGATCCCGGGCGGCGAGAGGCCGATGTTGGGCTTCGAGACGCTGACTCTGGCCCCCTACGACCGCGGCCTCATCGACGTGTCGCTGCTGGACGAGGCCGAGATCGCCTGGATCGACGGCTATCACGCATGGGTGCGGGACGCGCTCGGCCCCGCTCTCGACCACGAGACGCGAGGCTGGCTCGAGCGGGCGACGTCGCCGCTGCGGACCGGGGACAGCTGA
- a CDS encoding methyl-accepting chemotaxis protein, with protein sequence MFLLSSLRARIMAVALAPCLAFVGAAALSVSDLRVRQAEMGRVEDIVSLASRISAFVHEAQRERGATSLFLGAKGTQFRQELVAQRERTDTALAGLPEAIATAGGVSSALAPRAASLAKTLVGLAAQRQTVDGLGTTAPQATSYYTGMIGEGLGIVRAMSGAIDSAEIAARASAYSAFLAMKEAAGQERAAASAAFAGGSLDLPAVRRLSTLSADQTTYASLFRASALSSQTALLDAAEASAPAREVARLRKEALDTMPGEALAFRDAPSWFRLASQRIDALKVVENQLTADLIEAAGAMRSWAEHQLALWLVGGIGIFLLSIGLALAIGMAIARPLVRMTGTMSVLADGDAEVEVPYRGRRDEVGAMAAAVQVFKDNLLRSQVLEVETAQARLAAEEQRRAGMRQMADGFEAAVSGIIGMVSSSATELQATAQAMTVTATETASQSMTVAAAAEEAASNVNTVAAAAEELGSSVQEIGRQVQGSASLAHLAVGEADQTSAFVQELSAAVSRIGDVVGLISSIAGQTNLLALNATIEAARAGAAGKGFAVVAAEVKALAEQTAKATNEISGQILQIQTSTGQAVASIGGITGRIREISGVATSIAAAVEEQGAATQEIARNVAQAAAGTGEVTGNIAGVAGAAEETGAAASQVLGAASELSRQSEHLTAEVARFLSTVRAA encoded by the coding sequence ATGTTCCTTCTCTCTTCGCTTCGCGCTCGTATCATGGCGGTCGCGCTCGCCCCCTGCCTTGCCTTCGTGGGGGCGGCGGCACTGTCCGTGTCGGATCTCAGGGTGCGCCAAGCGGAGATGGGCCGGGTCGAAGACATCGTGAGTCTCGCATCGCGCATCAGCGCCTTCGTACACGAAGCCCAACGCGAGCGTGGTGCCACGAGCCTGTTCCTCGGCGCCAAGGGAACGCAGTTCCGGCAGGAGCTTGTCGCGCAACGTGAGCGCACCGATACGGCGCTCGCCGGGCTTCCCGAGGCGATCGCGACGGCGGGCGGCGTCAGCTCTGCCTTGGCGCCACGGGCCGCAAGTCTCGCGAAGACGTTGGTTGGCCTTGCGGCACAGCGCCAAACGGTGGACGGTCTCGGCACCACCGCACCGCAGGCGACGTCGTACTATACTGGAATGATCGGCGAGGGCCTCGGGATCGTCCGCGCGATGAGCGGGGCGATCGACAGCGCCGAGATCGCTGCCCGCGCTAGCGCCTACAGCGCATTCCTGGCGATGAAGGAGGCCGCTGGTCAAGAGCGTGCTGCTGCGTCTGCGGCGTTCGCCGGCGGCAGCCTCGACCTCCCGGCTGTACGCCGGTTGTCGACCCTGTCCGCCGATCAAACGACGTATGCTAGCCTGTTCCGTGCGAGCGCTCTCTCGTCACAGACCGCGCTGCTCGACGCTGCCGAGGCGAGCGCTCCGGCCCGCGAGGTTGCGCGCCTGCGAAAGGAAGCATTGGACACAATGCCCGGCGAGGCGCTGGCCTTCCGCGATGCGCCGAGCTGGTTCCGGCTCGCCTCGCAGCGCATCGATGCGCTCAAGGTTGTCGAGAACCAATTGACAGCCGACTTGATCGAGGCTGCGGGCGCGATGCGCTCATGGGCCGAGCATCAGCTGGCGCTATGGCTTGTCGGCGGGATCGGCATCTTCCTTCTCTCCATCGGCCTTGCCTTGGCGATCGGCATGGCAATCGCCCGGCCGCTCGTGCGCATGACCGGCACGATGTCGGTACTGGCTGACGGCGATGCCGAGGTCGAGGTGCCCTATCGCGGCCGTCGAGATGAGGTCGGCGCGATGGCCGCTGCCGTGCAGGTGTTCAAGGACAACCTGCTCCGCAGCCAAGTGCTGGAGGTCGAGACTGCCCAGGCCCGACTGGCGGCTGAGGAACAGCGCAGGGCCGGAATGCGTCAGATGGCTGACGGGTTCGAGGCCGCGGTCAGTGGCATCATCGGCATGGTTTCGTCGTCGGCCACCGAGCTGCAGGCGACTGCCCAGGCCATGACCGTCACAGCCACCGAGACCGCTAGCCAGTCTATGACGGTGGCCGCGGCTGCGGAAGAAGCCGCCTCGAACGTCAATACGGTGGCGGCCGCCGCTGAGGAACTGGGCTCGTCGGTCCAGGAGATCGGACGCCAGGTGCAAGGGTCAGCCAGCCTCGCGCATCTCGCTGTGGGCGAGGCCGATCAAACGAGCGCATTCGTGCAGGAGCTCAGCGCGGCAGTCTCACGGATCGGCGACGTGGTCGGTCTCATATCGTCGATTGCCGGACAGACCAATCTGCTGGCACTCAACGCCACGATCGAAGCGGCCCGGGCTGGCGCAGCGGGTAAGGGCTTCGCAGTCGTCGCCGCCGAAGTGAAGGCGCTCGCCGAGCAGACTGCAAAGGCCACGAACGAGATTTCCGGGCAGATCCTCCAGATCCAGACCTCCACCGGGCAGGCTGTCGCCTCGATCGGCGGCATCACCGGGCGGATCCGCGAGATCAGCGGCGTGGCCACCTCCATCGCTGCGGCGGTGGAGGAGCAGGGTGCCGCCACGCAGGAGATTGCCCGCAACGTCGCTCAGGCGGCGGCGGGCACGGGCGAGGTAACAGGCAACATCGCCGGCGTAGCCGGAGCCGCCGAGGAAACCGGGGCTGCGGCGAGCCAGGTGCTCGGGGCTGCCTCCGAACTGTCGCGTCAGTCCGAGCACCTGACGGCCGAGGTGGCCCGCTTCCTCTCGACCGTTCGCGCAGCCTGA
- a CDS encoding antibiotic biosynthesis monooxygenase, whose product MPSSTHDHAAVLIIHEVEDYARWKVVFDDAATIRRQAGEIAYQLLAFETEERRVVHFSHWTSLAAARAFFESPELVEIRRVAGVRAPEFHYLNRIEAKTL is encoded by the coding sequence ATGCCATCCAGCACTCACGACCATGCCGCCGTCCTGATCATCCACGAGGTGGAAGACTACGCCCGATGGAAGGTCGTGTTCGACGATGCCGCGACGATCCGGCGGCAGGCCGGCGAGATCGCGTATCAGCTGCTGGCCTTCGAGACCGAGGAGAGACGCGTGGTGCACTTCTCCCACTGGACATCCCTGGCAGCGGCGCGCGCCTTCTTCGAATCCCCGGAACTGGTCGAGATCCGCCGCGTCGCGGGAGTGCGCGCGCCCGAATTCCACTATCTCAACCGGATCGAGGCGAAGACGCTGTAG